The Dehalococcoidales bacterium genome has a segment encoding these proteins:
- a CDS encoding ATP-binding protein, giving the protein MAKRSGVRRSRGAAKPLKPVGTGMQNGDRGQPSHSAEANARAELILEGSADGILAIDSERRILAFNAALESLTGWSRDEVVGKRCFEVLGLEDDQGANLCQTRCPLLREMTGPSNLDGVITTKDGRRRDVALRYSLPSSGREASLPVVVNVRDMGRLARVEALNSSLLAITSHELQTPISIIKAYANTLARPDVKWDEETIRDKLRAIEEESDRLSELVSKLLYASRIDSDTILLNRLVLDLPKEVYRVAERLTGPSETHQVEIDFPTDFPPVYADPEKIGDVLTNLLENAVKFSPEGGKIIVRGDVSGDEVLITVTDEGIGIAPQEWELIFNRFYRADDARVRSIQGIGLGLHICKATVEGHGGRIWAHGGPGKGACFSFTLPVAGEE; this is encoded by the coding sequence ATGGCGAAGAGAAGCGGAGTCCGGCGATCGAGAGGAGCGGCCAAGCCTCTGAAGCCAGTGGGCACCGGCATGCAGAATGGTGATCGGGGGCAGCCATCGCATTCCGCTGAAGCTAATGCGCGCGCCGAGTTGATCCTGGAAGGCAGCGCGGATGGGATTCTGGCCATTGATTCAGAGCGCCGCATACTTGCTTTCAACGCGGCCCTGGAAAGCCTCACTGGCTGGAGCAGGGATGAGGTTGTTGGCAAGCGCTGCTTCGAGGTACTCGGGCTGGAGGATGACCAGGGAGCCAACCTGTGCCAGACCAGGTGTCCGCTCCTGAGAGAAATGACGGGGCCCTCTAACCTTGACGGTGTCATCACCACCAAAGACGGCCGAAGACGTGATGTGGCCCTCAGGTACTCTCTGCCATCTTCGGGCAGAGAGGCATCGCTCCCTGTAGTGGTGAACGTGCGGGACATGGGACGGTTGGCCAGAGTGGAGGCTCTCAACTCCAGTCTCTTAGCTATCACTTCACACGAACTCCAGACACCGATATCGATCATCAAAGCGTACGCCAACACCCTTGCCCGACCCGATGTCAAGTGGGATGAGGAGACCATAAGGGACAAGCTACGCGCTATAGAGGAAGAGAGTGACCGGCTGAGCGAGCTGGTGAGCAAGCTACTGTATGCGTCGCGGATTGATAGCGACACAATACTGTTGAATAGGCTGGTACTGGACCTGCCCAAGGAAGTATACAGAGTAGCGGAGAGGTTGACCGGTCCGTCTGAAACACATCAGGTGGAAATTGATTTCCCGACGGATTTCCCCCCCGTCTACGCGGACCCGGAGAAGATCGGGGACGTGCTGACAAACCTTCTGGAGAACGCTGTCAAGTTCTCACCGGAGGGCGGTAAGATAATTGTCAGAGGAGACGTCTCGGGGGATGAGGTTCTGATAACCGTTACTGATGAGGGGATTGGCATAGCGCCCCAGGAGTGGGAGCTTATCTTCAATCGGTTCTATAGAGCTGATGATGCACGGGTGAGGAGTATTCAAGGCATTGGGCTGGGCTTGCACATCTGCAAAGCTACCGTAGAGGGACACGGCGGCAGGATCTGGGCGCATGGCGGGCCCGGCAAAGGCGCATGCTTTAGCTTCACACTGCCCGTAGCCGGTGAGGAATAA